The nucleotide sequence gtaaaggttctctcctaaacctgtcaaaaggatcatagagttgtaagggtagttgatctttgccaattgaaggaagatcgttagtggataccgatagcctcgacggaagaggaattgggagtggatataggtcacgaggaccgaaccactataaaatctagtttgcatttctgctttgctatttacatttattgcaaactgccatacttcTTCATTACTTTAGATGCACACTCTTACAAAcgtatttcaagttaacatctttccgaaatcagttttaatcgaacgaaagattttcgaaccgacataattttatccactatactaattcacccccccccccctcttagtgtcgactcgatcttaatagtaataagagattattgggtagagcctctctaatctaagaggcttaggtagttagatggagatccagtacccaatatgacatgatccattatggttaaattgataaggggcctctataaatatgagggaactaaaGAGCCATGAGCTAGGTTCTTTTttactgccacctcctattctcttctctccctctccttctcatattgtagcccctatttggggcatgtggatagtaCGAAAGGGCAACCTCTTCTTGATTCTGTGGTACGTGCGAGAAAGAGTTTAtggtagtgatttgaggagcgtcttcgcaacCCTTACCGTGTGGATCATCGTTAGAGAGGAGGGCATTTGAACCCTTTCATCCAATCCCACAAATCAAtagaaattcagggatatacaatctccctaggtaattatcTTGTGTGTAGTTCACGGGTTTTTACACACCAACTTTTGTACGATGATAAGAAACTATTTTTTTACAGAaattctaatatttttattttttgttcttctactgctTATGAGATGTCATCCCAGATTTTCTAACATAAACTAACTGATATATTTAAgaatcaataaaataaaaatttaaatatttcaaattttgataGGTGAATCGGCCAATTCTTTTGGAATTATGCAGATCCCTTATTTTGCCTACTCAAGAAAAATCAGATTAATattttgaatataaaaatttatagatAACTACTTTCGAATCGTCTGCTCACTGTTTGCTTTGTGTTTAATGCCAATAAACCAAAATTTATTCTCACATTTTTAAATCCACCCCTCGATCTCAGCCATCCGCCAACGTGGCACCGAGGGAAACTTCTAGTCGGTGATATATTTCGCTGAGATCTGGATGCAGTGCCGACCGTCCAGCTGTCGGATCCGAAACAGAGTTCGTCCACATACTCGGCTGGCACCCATCAACATGATAACCATCGAAACCCGGAAGGGAGAGAATAAGAGCGAGGGAGTGCGTGGGAGAGAGGGCGCGGCAAAACCGACCATTCTACgcgcgtagagagagagagagagaggatggcatCTTCATCATCAGCAGGGGAAGAGGCTCGTCCGACACGGATAATGATCGGGGTGAACGAGTCGTCCATACGGGGATACCCGCACCCCTCCATCAGCAGCCGCACCGCCTTCGACTGGACTCTGCAAAAGATCGTCCGATCCAACGCCGCTGGGTTCAAGCTCCTCTTCCTCCACGTTCAGATTCCCGACGAAGACGGTACCCCCAAGTCCAAACACCCACGCACTCTTACTCTCTTCccccttcctcctctttctccttctcctcctctttctattctccccTCTTCGGGTGTACGGCCGCCTTTTGGTTTTAGGGTATGGCGATTTTGGATCTCTTGCCCTTCCGATCTTCCACCGTTCTGTTTGGATCGAATCCTAAATCCAAGAGGGAGAAGGGATAATTAATGATTTACACTCTCGTCGTCTCTGTTAACTTTGCTTTAAATTCGAATACTTTTCAGCAGTCgttcaaatttatattattttcgtgTTCTATGGTTAAATCCTTTGCTTTTGAATCATGCATCTTTACTAATTGCTACTTAGTCTGCGTTGCATTAACTTATGAGTTGTATTATTctgggaggagggagagggagagaaaggGAAGGATGAGGGAGGTAGGGAGGGAGTTTGTTGGAACCTTGTGGAGTGAATTGTGTcatgcatatgcttgttaaagGAACTAACGTCTGTAATCCTCAATGAAGCTACTTAAGGTTATGCTATCTTGATTCATTACCATTTTAAGCTAGTTACCGCCTTAAACCAGCTACACTTGCCTAGTGCACCTGCTGATCCTTCATCTTTGTGAACTATACGTTGGTTATTAATGCTAGAAATAGATTGAAGCATAGAAGGTGATCCTAAGGCTCCAGGGTTGCAAAATTCTTCTTGACCTGCTGTTTAtaatttctactaattattttgattgaaaaccaACGCACTGCTTTGTATCTTATTATCTCAAGCAAAAAACAGCTACATTGCTTAACAGTTTTTCTGATTCCCTTTATAGCTACCAACATTAGGAGTATGGGAATGACAAAGGAAATGCACTCAAAAAGGGGATATGAAACACTTGTAAAGCAGCCATGGGAATTTGTCTAAGGTTTTTTCAGTGGGTCCCTGTCTGAATCCATCAAATGGAGAGGAATTTGCCATTCTTAATCTCAATGACACTTCTAATTTAAGCCTTGTTCCAGATGTGTTGTTTCTAAAGAAACCAATATGGATCGGCTGAAAATGTTGTAATGCCACTCTGAAACTCATTGTTTTTAGTAAATAATGCTTATTATAATCATTTCTGTTTTGTAACAATAATAATTCGGAGCAACCAAAACTTGGCCTAAAACAGCCAAAACAACCAAATTCAAGCAGGCCAAAACTGCCAAATTGTGCCCAGATCTGAAACTGAAATTGGATCAAGGATGAtatttatgcatgcaatactgggCATAATACTGTCATACTTTATTGGCAGCATGGCAATGGTCTTGATGAGATAAAAAAAATTGCTCACTCTCAAGAAATAAATTTCATGGTAGTTAGGGCTGTCGACAGCGAAGTATCTGACTGGATTTTAAAACAAAGTGACCGTACTTTGGTGCTATTAGTAGGGATAGTTGTGGATTCCTCTTTCCTACTTTGGAAGTATAATTTAGAGAAACACATAGGCTTCATATTTGTCTGTGTTTTGTATATACAAATGCAGTAGCATATGCATACACTTACATATATCAACATCGATTTGTTAGGTGCATAGGCTGAGTACTGCATTTTGCCATTAATATTTGATGGAGAATGTTTCATGGTCTCCTCATGCTTATGTGAACTGTGAAAAACACTGATATTGCATGAATTATCTTTTGCTGCTTTGAAGGTGTAGATGATACATAGATTAGAGGAAATGTCTGGCACATGATCTTCAAATTATTTGCAGTTTTATATACTAGCACTTAATTTCTTTTCATTCAAGGAACTAAATCGTTTGCAAACAAATAAAATCATACCTTTATCACGAGAAGAATATATTTCCTAGTCAACAAAACATACTCTAATCACTCAAAAACATTGATTTGTATCATGATTTAACTCGCATTTTGCACATGATTGAGTCCTCTGCGGTGGCTTCCCTTACCAAATCTAGATGTCTGGACCCTCTTGTtaccactttctgattcatttcttctcttaattttttttagtaaacttgtccttgctattcctacTCCTGATATTCGAAAATTCTCTTTATTGTTCTACACCAATGCTCGgtctctccttccaacataaaggtggcaaaagaaatcttctaATCATCTaagcaatttaagacatcaaatattttttccATTCGCATCATCTATTGTTCTGCCACTATTAGATCACAAAATAGGGAGGACTATGCTTCTTAAATTATTCCATTCCTGATCCATTCGaatttgatatccccgatcaataATTTTATCCCACACAATTACTCagaagaagatgaagcaagaggactagatgtccttgtcatcctagattcctaaaagatataaaagaaaattacCATTGATTactatataatttactaaacatCAATATATTTCGcacatcaaacatatcaaatatctcagtgatcctcaaatcatgctctaataTCACCTTTGTCATGCCCCTCTAAATTAACACATTCGGGAGGTGTGAATCTATCttaaatcaagaatattataTTTCATCCATAATCCGCGATCTAagatccaaactaatatttgaggacattgaaaaatatttaaacattaTTCATATCCATAAACCCTGTgtattttataatcatacatcacatcactcgataattcaggaAACCCAAACCAAATTTAACAAAACATTAATAACACTTATAATCCACCAGTGTTAGAATCTATATAATTGTAaaaccaaccatttaccacaagttcatatcatcgtaaactaaacttaacatttcaaaaTTCCAAATGTAAGAGGTCTTCTAAAGCTTTTACATGATATATCAATtcagattcatcgacaacatttcattacacacaaaatgcacttatacaacaatataacAACCCACAAAGACTTGTTTACAAGTTGAATAGCTTtctactacctcagcccaattccaaCATTTCAGTGAGCGACAAGCtaacctaaaaaatttatatagcaacggagtgagctacAAAGCTCAGGAAGTGACAAATATATCCATCACGAGAGAGGACAATTTCAAACAAACTTggtatcaaaatacaaggtaGGATACAAGAACTTATAGATATCCACTCATTAAATATATAAtcgcaatgtcatttcattcgaagcatgttttgttcataacaatggagtaatgagtaattggaacatatcaatgatgtaagaggcatttcagagcatatcaatgatatatgaaatattttagaatatatcaatagcaaataaaacattttggaacatatcaactggcaaataagaaacaaaagctcaaatgtaatatttgacgttgcattcatttcattcttatccaaagcacatatagaaactCATAAGCAATActttggatattatatcaaaaacatagagggtaCAGTGGGATCACTGACATAATATCGTCCATTCATTTATGGATGACCATCAGACAAAAGTCTCCTAcgtttgggagctctatccacccatgttttgatgaagtcagagggggcgggTAGAatatcgtgggctctaagcataactcccttttatCATTTTTGGTAAATATTCACATTATCCCATAAATACTAGAGTAAAAAAGGACATTGTGAGTAATAACATTGGTGCATATTGAAAACACATGCAAAACAATGAAAATATACATGTAAACATAATATTTCACATAATACATTCAAATAATACATAATATTTCACATAATACGATGTAAACATAATATTTCACATAATACATTCAAATAGGAAAGGAATTAAGGACCAGAGCATACAAGAGTTCAAAGCAGTCACATAAGGCTTGATTAAAACAAAGAAtattagatgaattcaatttcaaagagatgaaacaaaaaTAGGCAAAATTGACAAAAGTTTCATTTTGGCAGAATTTGAAAGACGCACTGCACGAATTATTTGAATAACCAGTTATGCTTCAAATTACTCAAAATAGGTTgcatttgaaagatatatcaatctacttTTAGATGAATTAATTTTTATACGAATTAgagtttccaacagggagttacgAATAATTTAGTGACAAAAGGTTAAAAAACATCATCTCTGTTTaccgaatccatagggtcgattaaAACAGATGTTTCAGTAGGCATTTGTGCTTCAAATCTTTCAAATCAGGTATGCACAGAAAGATTTATGAGTTAGTTTTCAATAAAATAGGTTTTGTCGTAATTAGAGTTTCCAACAGAGTTTTAAGaaatttagtatcaaaaggttagaaattatagtctctgttttacagatttcatagggtcaattgaaatagaagtttgggcaggcatTTGAACTTCAAATATTTCAATTctgatatcaaaagaaagatctatgagtctacttTCACATGAATAAGATTTTGCTCAATCAAAATTCGATGTAGAAAGTTAGGACTAAAACaaagcatagaggtcagattattgaaaaattttagattcataGTTTTGTATCTAAACGAAAGAAATATCTGGTGCTAAATCAAAATCTTTCTTATTATTCAGAATTAAGATGAAAACAAAGATTAAGattactgtaggatggggttagaaacttGCCTTTGAAATTTTTGATCCCAGATGAGAGGATTTGAGCGAGAAAACCCTAAGccccaaaattttttttttcttcttcttcctcttttcctttCTTCTCCACCAATGCTGCCTTCTcatgttccttaagaacgaaggcagaggtgTAGAGGCAGTGGAATTTGTCTTTTTTGTATATTtttcagtttagtccttgtattattcatatttatgattaggtcctcagagtttacaaataggtcctcagtTTTTTTTTACTACTAGGTCTTATAAACAATTCAAAACAGATTCTTACATTATAAATAAGTCCTTATGAAAATTCAAAAATGAGGGGATTACACTCTCCccctcttaaaagaaaaattagtcCTCTACTATTTTGAATTGTTTATAAGACCTATTTTGAACTTATTTTGTAACTTGAGCACGAAAGTGTATTATGGCTGACTATTTTTCTCTCTACTATGGCCAACAAAAAGGATTCGATGACATGGACAGTATCTATGCGTCACCCGATGATTTCCAGAGCATGCATCAGAAAGAGAAGATAAGAGGGATTCACTTGCTGCAGTACTTTGTAGAACACTCTCATCAACTTGGGGTAATTGAAATTGGTTGAGAGGCCTTATCCTTTTTAGTTTGTCAATAAGAGTATTGACTTATACCTAGATGGAAAATTTTATCAAAAGTGATACTATAAATTTGCTTTTCTGATATTTTGTTATGATTTGCAGATACAATGTGAAGCCTGGATAAGGAAGGGTGATCCAAAAGAAGTTATATGCCAAGAGGTAAAGAAGGTTCAGCCAGATATTTTGGTTGTAGGAAGCCGTGGTCTTGGACCCTTCCAAAGGTAGTAGATTGTTATTTTTTGCTTCTGTTGGGATTAATTCATTTTATATATGTTCATTctgaaattgctagtttgcatactTTAATTTCTTGCTCTGCTTTATGGTCGTCAAGCTGTATGTGCTTTGATCCATGTATTAGTATCTATGACCAACACTTCCGCATGATGTTCGATATATATTTGAGAGTCGACAAGCtttgtttttttattatcatgccTATTGGACTTGACTTTTGTTGCTTGTTTGAGTTTTACTTATTAACTATTATATAGTTTAGGCATTAGATACTTTATCGCAGCAAGTTGAACATTAGAATTTATTGTTTAAGATCTTTCtgccataaaaaatattataggtcACACTGGTAGAAACTTTTTCCTACTTTCAGagttttattattatgattttttttttaccgcAGATAAAGACTGGTTATTTCATAATGCAATGAGATTGTAATGAAGCTATGAGAAATGTTTGATTTCTGTACTTAGGGCATATGGAGGTGAGACTTCCCTTAGAAGTTGTTGGGTTCTGTGATTAAAGTGAACCCGATACTTGTTTGTATTGCCATTATTCTCCTATTGTGACACTTAGCCTTCTTTATAGTTTTCTTATTCAGTTGTCTCTTTGTTTTCTGCAAGTTATTGTTGGGAACTTTTTTGAATCTTGATTGgcagtcaaaattttaaattttaatgccATCTCGGTGCAATTATACTAAAATGATATTGCAAGAGTACCGAGAAATTAGTGCTGAAGTACCAAACAATATTTGAGTAGTAATTTAAGCACATTATTAATTTAAGTTTCTGCCACTGATTGGTTTGCTGTTTCAGTACTCTAAGATTACCCTTCTGTCATGAAGTAGTTGTTATTATCTTCCTAAACAGAAAATTTCGTTTTTTAATAAGTTTCAGCTTGTGTTTCTACTAATTCTATTTCTGTTGGTCACCCTAATCATTCTTTGGAACACTCAATTCTTCAATGTCCTACATAAGTGGTTCTATAACTGAAAAGAGAGGTCTCTGTTTAAAAAAATTCCATCATGGAGGTTGTTATATCCAGAAAACAGTTTAATCTGTTGCATTAGATGTTCCATGGTTCTTTTTTAAAACCTTAGCAGTTCCATTGATATCTTATAGTTTCCTTTGCATCTCTCTTAGTCTCAGTTTACAATCTAAAATATGGGGTacaattattataataatatatttgtaatattcaaaaattaatttaaaatcaaTCTGACTAAAAATAGATaaagatagattttttttttcaatcaggGTATTGTATTCTCTTTTTAAGTGGATTTTGATAagaggattttttttaaaaaaaaattgaatcttaatataacaacaataacaaagccgCAAGTCCTAATTATTTGGAGTtgactacatgaatcttttgttattattgagatatataaaaagtcatatatttaattaagtttagagtaattagatttttattatagtttctattaaagtttttTAAGTCTTCATATACctgtaccactaacattaatcatttcacctctcTTGACTATTGTATCTGGAGGTCTACTAAACATATGCCCATACTAACAATTCTCATTTTATCATCTATCGAGGTAATATCtaattgttcacgaataaaaataaaatttttttaaatttttcttggTAACTCCAGGCATCCATCTTGACATTCTTATCTCGGTAACATAAacttttttgtatatgttgttttttAACTGTCCAATACTcagatctatgaaaaatatttctttttcaatttttCCTAGGAACTCCATGTATCTATCTTGGCATTCTTATCTCGACAATATAAACTTTTTTGTATATGCTGTTTTTTAACTGTCCAATACTTAGATCTATGAAGTATTGTTAGTCTCACAGTTGTCTTATAAAAttgttttttagttttaaaggtattcgatgatcacacaagactcttgAGTCCTTTGCCATTTTAACAATCTTATTTTTACTCTATGgataataattgatccaagagacctaataaatagaaaaaataaaattaattatttgattATTAAATTTGAGATTTTCATCATAAGACTCTTAATATTCGTAAGGATTGAAGGTACCACCTAGCTTAGTTGGTAAAGACTTTGATAGAGTATCACAGTCCTGGGCTCAAATCTCGCCTTTGCTATTTGctctgtcaaaaaaaaaaaaaatcttactaaGAATCTCCCTTATTTCTTTATTAAGGACTAGTAGAGCCCCTTTATATTCATCAACGGATGAGTTGAGTCTCGGTC is from Musa acuminata AAA Group cultivar baxijiao chromosome BXJ3-8, Cavendish_Baxijiao_AAA, whole genome shotgun sequence and encodes:
- the LOC135644066 gene encoding universal stress protein A-like protein isoform X2, whose translation is MASSSSAGEEARPTRIMIGVNESSIRGYPHPSISSRTAFDWTLQKIVRSNAAGFKLLFLHVQIPDEDGFDDMDSIYASPDDFQSMHQKEKIRGIHLLQYFVEHSHQLGIQCEAWIRKGDPKEVICQEVKKVQPDILVVGSRGLGPFQSARFTFLFQGFCRDCE
- the LOC135644066 gene encoding universal stress protein A-like protein isoform X1 codes for the protein MASSSSAGEEARPTRIMIGVNESSIRGYPHPSISSRTAFDWTLQKIVRSNAAGFKLLFLHVQIPDEDGFDDMDSIYASPDDFQSMHQKEKIRGIHLLQYFVEHSHQLGIQCEAWIRKGDPKEVICQEVKKVQPDILVVGSRGLGPFQRVFVGTVSEYLVKHVDCPVVTIKRKADEAPHDPIDD